In Streptomyces sp. NBC_01439, the following are encoded in one genomic region:
- a CDS encoding sugar ABC transporter permease yields the protein MDKGSVDQQEHIDPVNPAAAHDAIPAVDPRLLVREEGLAGYWGEFKRKMKAGDLGSLPVVIGLIVIWSIFQGLNSNFLSPENLTNIAITMTGTGMIAIGIIFVLLLGEIDLSVGSVSGVSGAIVAVLAVTHGVNEWLAILAAIVGGALIGSIHGFFFAKVGAPAFAVTLSGLLFWLGAMLQILGSNGTINIDSDGVVGQLTTYFFSDVAVAYGLAALAVAGYFLAAFLDARRREAAGMPSRPLAEILLRTGLLALCTFGPAVLFNQYKGLPLAVVLFLLALVVTDFLLRRTTFGRNVFALGGSVEASRRAGINVTRIRITVFAISSTFAAIGGLFWASKIAAANQSAGAGDLLMNVIAAAVIGGTSLFGGRGRTWNALLGVMVIVSIQYGLALEGIATPIQYMITGAVLLATVVIDSVTRKTQKTAGRA from the coding sequence CTGGACAAGGGCTCCGTCGACCAGCAGGAGCACATCGACCCGGTCAACCCGGCGGCCGCGCACGACGCGATCCCGGCCGTGGACCCCCGCCTGCTCGTGCGGGAGGAGGGGCTCGCCGGCTACTGGGGCGAGTTCAAGCGCAAGATGAAGGCCGGCGACCTGGGTTCCCTCCCGGTCGTCATCGGCCTGATCGTGATCTGGTCGATTTTCCAGGGGCTGAACTCGAACTTCCTCTCCCCGGAGAACCTCACCAACATCGCGATCACGATGACCGGCACCGGCATGATCGCCATCGGCATCATCTTCGTGCTGCTGCTCGGCGAGATCGACCTCTCGGTCGGCTCGGTCAGCGGTGTCTCGGGTGCGATCGTCGCCGTCCTCGCCGTCACCCACGGCGTGAACGAATGGCTGGCCATCCTCGCGGCCATCGTCGGAGGCGCCCTGATCGGCTCCATCCACGGCTTCTTCTTCGCCAAGGTCGGCGCCCCGGCCTTCGCCGTCACCCTGTCGGGCCTGCTCTTCTGGCTCGGTGCGATGCTGCAGATCCTCGGCAGCAACGGCACGATCAACATCGACTCCGACGGCGTGGTCGGCCAGCTGACCACGTACTTCTTCTCGGACGTGGCCGTCGCCTACGGGCTGGCCGCGCTCGCGGTGGCCGGCTACTTCCTCGCGGCCTTCCTCGACGCGAGGCGTCGCGAGGCCGCCGGGATGCCCTCCCGGCCGCTCGCCGAGATCCTGCTGCGCACCGGCCTGCTCGCGCTGTGCACCTTCGGCCCCGCCGTGCTGTTCAACCAGTACAAGGGCCTGCCGCTCGCGGTGGTGCTCTTCCTGCTGGCCCTGGTCGTCACGGACTTCCTGCTGCGCCGCACGACCTTCGGGCGCAACGTCTTCGCACTGGGTGGCAGCGTCGAGGCCTCCCGCCGCGCGGGCATCAACGTGACCCGGATCCGGATCACGGTCTTCGCGATCTCCAGCACCTTCGCGGCGATCGGCGGCCTGTTCTGGGCCTCCAAGATCGCGGCGGCCAACCAGAGCGCCGGCGCCGGCGACCTGCTGATGAACGTGATCGCGGCGGCCGTCATCGGCGGCACCAGCCTCTTCGGTGGCCGGGGCCGGACCTGGAACGCCCTCCTCGGCGTCATGGTCATCGTCTCGATCCAGTACGGTCTGGCTCTGGAAGGCATCGCGACGCCGATCCAGTACATGATCACCGGCGCGGTGCTGCTGGCTACCGTGGTGATCGACTCGGTGACGCGCAAGACCCAGAAGACGGCCGGACGCGCCTGA
- a CDS encoding ATP-binding cassette domain-containing protein, whose translation MVHVSAAPVLALRGVSKRFGAVQALTDVELEIHSGEVVALVGDNGAGKSTLVKTIAGVHPIDEGVIEWEGRPVSIGKPHDAQNLGIATVYQDLALCDNIDVVGNLFLGRELKSFGILDEVEMERRARELLTTLSIRIPSVRIPIASLSGGQRQTVAIARSMLGEPQLVILDEPTAALGVEQTAQVLDLVERLRERGHAVILISHNMADVKAVADKVAVLRLGRNNGVFNVADTSQEEIISAITGATDNAVTRRAARTSEAGK comes from the coding sequence ATGGTTCATGTGTCCGCTGCGCCCGTGCTGGCGTTGCGAGGGGTCTCGAAGCGGTTCGGCGCCGTTCAGGCCCTGACCGACGTAGAACTCGAGATCCACTCCGGTGAAGTGGTCGCCCTCGTCGGCGACAACGGCGCCGGAAAGTCCACGCTGGTCAAGACGATCGCCGGCGTGCACCCCATCGATGAAGGTGTCATCGAGTGGGAAGGGCGTCCGGTCTCCATCGGCAAGCCCCACGACGCCCAGAACCTGGGCATCGCGACGGTCTACCAGGACCTCGCGCTGTGCGACAACATCGATGTCGTCGGCAACCTCTTCCTCGGCCGAGAGCTCAAGAGCTTCGGCATCCTCGACGAGGTGGAGATGGAGCGGCGCGCCCGCGAGCTCCTGACCACCCTGTCCATCCGGATCCCCAGTGTCCGGATCCCCATCGCGTCACTCTCCGGCGGTCAGCGCCAGACCGTGGCCATCGCCCGTTCCATGCTGGGCGAGCCCCAGCTCGTCATCCTCGACGAGCCCACCGCCGCCCTCGGCGTCGAGCAGACCGCACAGGTCCTCGACCTGGTGGAGCGGCTGCGCGAGCGCGGCCACGCCGTCATCCTCATCAGCCACAACATGGCCGATGTGAAGGCCGTCGCCGACAAGGTGGCGGTCCTGCGGCTGGGCCGCAACAACGGTGTCTTCAACGTCGCCGACACCTCGCAGGAAGAGATCATCTCCGCCATCACCGGTGCCACGGACAACGCCGTGACCCGCCGGGCGGCCCGCACCTCGGAGGCCGGCAAGTGA
- a CDS encoding sugar ABC transporter substrate-binding protein, protein MNTRMRRAAVAVAAGAMAVSLAACGSAKEAGDTTKASSGAAKGDAIKVGLLLPENQTARYEKFDKPLIEKKIAELTGGKGEVVYANAKQDATTQNSQVDTMITNKVDVLIIDAVDSKAIAGSVKKAKDAGIPVVAYDRLAEGPIDAYTSFDNEEVGKVQGKALLEALGDKAKDGQVVMMNGSVTDPNAKLFKSGAHSVLDGKVNVGKEYDTVEWKPENANTNMAAALSALGKDKVIGVYSANDGMAGGIITALKAAGVSPLPPVTGQDAELAGVQRIVAGEQFMSVYKPYAPEAEAAAKMAVALAKGGKAEGSTSTVDSPTTKGVAAVLIPVVSLTKANIKDTVVKDGVYSVDEICTDKYAAACAAAGLK, encoded by the coding sequence ATGAACACGCGTATGCGCAGAGCCGCCGTAGCTGTCGCCGCTGGTGCCATGGCCGTTTCGCTCGCCGCTTGTGGCAGTGCGAAGGAGGCCGGCGACACGACGAAGGCGTCTTCCGGCGCTGCCAAGGGCGATGCGATCAAGGTCGGTCTGCTCCTTCCGGAGAACCAGACCGCGCGTTACGAGAAGTTCGACAAGCCGCTGATCGAGAAGAAGATCGCCGAACTCACCGGTGGCAAGGGCGAGGTCGTCTACGCCAACGCCAAGCAGGACGCGACCACGCAGAACTCCCAGGTCGACACGATGATCACCAACAAGGTGGACGTCCTGATCATCGACGCGGTGGACTCCAAGGCCATCGCCGGCTCGGTCAAGAAGGCCAAGGACGCCGGCATCCCGGTCGTCGCTTACGACCGCCTGGCCGAGGGCCCGATCGACGCGTACACCTCCTTCGACAACGAAGAGGTCGGCAAGGTCCAGGGCAAGGCCCTGCTGGAGGCGCTGGGCGACAAGGCCAAGGACGGCCAGGTCGTCATGATGAACGGCTCGGTCACCGACCCGAACGCCAAGCTCTTCAAGTCCGGTGCCCACTCCGTGCTCGACGGCAAGGTGAACGTCGGCAAGGAGTACGACACCGTCGAGTGGAAGCCGGAGAACGCCAACACCAACATGGCGGCCGCGCTCTCCGCGCTCGGCAAGGACAAGGTCATCGGCGTCTACTCCGCCAACGACGGCATGGCCGGCGGCATCATCACCGCCCTCAAGGCCGCCGGCGTCTCCCCCCTGCCGCCGGTCACCGGTCAGGACGCCGAACTCGCCGGTGTGCAGCGGATCGTCGCGGGCGAGCAGTTCATGAGCGTCTACAAGCCGTACGCCCCCGAGGCCGAGGCCGCCGCGAAGATGGCCGTCGCCCTCGCCAAGGGCGGGAAGGCCGAAGGCTCCACGTCCACGGTCGACAGCCCGACCACCAAGGGCGTCGCAGCCGTCCTGATCCCGGTCGTCTCGCTCACCAAGGCCAACATCAAGGACACCGTCGTCAAGGACGGCGTCTATTCGGTGGACGAGATCTGCACCGACAAGTACGCGGCGGCCTGCGCCGCCGCCGGCCTGAAGTAG
- a CDS encoding ROK family transcriptional regulator, producing MQTPGSQSSLHRANLERVVRAVRLAGSLTQAEIARATGLSAATVSNIVRELKDGGTVEVTDTSAGGRRARSVSLSGDAGIVIGVDFGHTHLRVAVGNLAHQVLAEEAEPLDVDASWADGFDRAEALVGRLIADIGVGLEKVIGVGLGVPGPIDVESGTLGSTAILPGWAGINPRQELSQRLGVPVYVDNDANLGALGELVWGSGRGVKDLAYIKVASGVGAGLVINGQIYRGPGGTAGEIGHITLDESGPVCRCGNRGCLETFAAARYVLPLLQGTHGPELTMERVVELAREGDPGCRRVITDVGRHVGSGVASLCNLLNPSRVVLGGSLAEAGELVLAPIRESVGRYAIPSAARQLSVLTGNLGERAEVLGALALVLSEMGDSTLLSDHGSGVRAPAVLPSGR from the coding sequence GTGCAGACTCCCGGATCGCAGTCGTCGCTGCACCGCGCGAATCTCGAACGGGTCGTGCGGGCGGTGCGGCTCGCGGGATCGCTGACCCAGGCGGAGATCGCCCGCGCCACCGGACTGTCGGCGGCCACGGTCTCCAACATCGTCCGGGAGCTGAAGGACGGCGGGACCGTCGAGGTCACCGACACCTCGGCCGGCGGTCGCCGGGCGCGCAGCGTCTCGCTCAGCGGCGACGCGGGCATCGTCATCGGTGTCGACTTCGGCCACACACACCTGCGGGTGGCGGTGGGGAACCTGGCCCACCAGGTACTGGCCGAGGAGGCCGAGCCGCTGGACGTCGATGCGTCCTGGGCGGACGGCTTCGACCGGGCGGAGGCCCTGGTCGGACGGCTGATCGCGGACATCGGCGTGGGGCTGGAGAAGGTCATCGGCGTCGGACTCGGCGTGCCCGGCCCGATCGACGTGGAGTCCGGGACCCTGGGCTCGACCGCGATCCTGCCGGGCTGGGCGGGCATCAACCCCCGCCAGGAACTCTCGCAGCGCCTCGGGGTGCCCGTGTACGTGGACAACGACGCGAACCTCGGCGCCCTCGGCGAACTCGTTTGGGGGAGCGGCCGGGGAGTGAAGGACCTGGCCTACATCAAGGTGGCCAGCGGCGTGGGTGCGGGCCTCGTGATCAACGGCCAGATCTACCGCGGACCCGGCGGCACGGCGGGCGAGATCGGGCACATCACCCTGGATGAATCGGGCCCGGTCTGCCGCTGCGGCAACCGCGGCTGCCTGGAGACCTTCGCGGCCGCCCGGTACGTACTGCCGCTGCTCCAGGGCACGCACGGCCCCGAGTTGACGATGGAGAGGGTGGTCGAACTGGCCCGTGAGGGGGACCCGGGCTGTCGCCGGGTGATCACGGATGTGGGTCGGCACGTCGGCAGCGGGGTGGCCAGTCTGTGCAACCTGCTGAACCCCAGTCGGGTGGTGCTGGGTGGCTCGCTGGCGGAAGCCGGCGAACTCGTCCTCGCCCCCATCCGCGAATCGGTGGGAAGGTACGCGATCCCCAGTGCGGCCCGGCAATTGTCGGTGCTGACGGGGAACCTCGGCGAGAGGGCCGAAGTGCTCGGCGCGCTGGCGCTCGTCCTCAGCGAGATGGGCGATTCGACACTTTTGTCAGACCATGGAAGTGGAGTGCGAGCTCCAGCCGTCTTGCCTTCAGGTAGATAA
- the mgtA gene encoding magnesium-translocating P-type ATPase — protein MTMLTPRTPTTLAPPGPTRRERKAAELQARTRLVGERLAAISARSGVQVLQEVDTSPAGLTHDEAALRLERHGPNTVAHERAPRWHLQLARAYCNPFIAVLVFLVAVMYWQDPADPGVVILSVMVGISGLLRFWQEFRSGRAADALKELVTTTCAVQRRAGSGSAPATFEVPMDQVVPGDVVKLAAGDLIPADLRIVTAKDLNVSQAALSGESLPVAKADTRAQDLGQQETTDPVEADNLALMGTSVTSGTAVGVVVATGADTYFGSMAGSLVGERPQTNFNTGVRRVSFLLIRFMLVMVPVVFMINGFTKGDWDEAFLFGIAVAVGLTPEMLPMVVSANLARGAVAMSRRKVVVKRLGAIQNLGAMDVLCTDKTGTLTEDRIVLDRYLDVHGNEDGEVLEYGYLNSRFQTGLKNLMDQAVIDRVDEAEEVVVDARFSMVDEIPFDFARRRMSVVLDRNSVVGDFGRHEHIMITKGAVEEVLDLCTHMRDRGAEVELTEQLRWHVTRIAEDNNRRGLRVLAVATRTMDTPRETYSVADEDGLTLVGFLAFLDPPKADAARALTGLADKGIAVKVVTGDNDLVAARVCADVGIDVGQVVLGPATDALDDAELRRLAARTTVFAKVNPVQKARIVRALQAEGHTVGFLGDGINDAAALRDADVGISVDTAVDIAKESADIILLEKDLTVLEQGVVQGRTTFGNTIKYIKMTASSNFGNVFSVLVASAFIPFQPMLAIMLLVQNLVYDIAQLATPWDRMDEEYLRKPRNWDAKGIGRFVVTIGPISSIFDISMFLIMWHVFAANSEASQSLFQSGWFIEGLLSQTLVVHMIRTRKIPFIQSRASWPVMVMTALAVLTGLWLPFSPLAPSLGFVALPASYFPWLIGVLLAYCTLTQLVKTWYVRRFGTWL, from the coding sequence ATGACCATGCTCACCCCCCGTACCCCGACCACGCTCGCACCGCCGGGCCCCACCCGTCGCGAGCGCAAGGCCGCCGAGCTCCAGGCCCGCACCCGGCTCGTCGGCGAGCGGCTGGCCGCGATCAGCGCCCGCTCGGGCGTCCAGGTCCTCCAGGAGGTGGACACCTCCCCGGCCGGCCTCACCCACGATGAGGCCGCGCTGCGCCTGGAGCGGCACGGCCCCAACACCGTCGCGCACGAGCGTGCCCCCCGCTGGCACCTCCAGCTGGCACGGGCCTACTGCAACCCCTTCATCGCCGTCCTGGTCTTCCTGGTGGCGGTCATGTACTGGCAGGACCCCGCGGACCCGGGCGTCGTCATCCTCTCCGTGATGGTGGGGATCAGCGGTCTGCTGCGGTTCTGGCAGGAGTTCCGCTCGGGCCGCGCCGCCGACGCGCTGAAGGAGCTCGTCACCACCACGTGCGCGGTGCAGCGCCGGGCCGGCAGCGGCTCCGCTCCCGCCACGTTCGAGGTGCCCATGGACCAGGTGGTCCCGGGCGACGTGGTCAAGCTGGCGGCCGGCGACCTGATCCCGGCCGACCTGCGCATAGTCACGGCCAAGGACCTCAATGTCAGCCAGGCCGCGCTGTCCGGCGAGTCCCTGCCGGTGGCCAAGGCCGACACCCGTGCACAGGACCTCGGCCAGCAGGAGACCACCGACCCCGTGGAGGCCGACAACCTGGCCCTGATGGGCACCTCGGTCACCTCCGGCACCGCCGTCGGGGTCGTGGTCGCCACCGGCGCCGACACCTACTTCGGTTCGATGGCCGGCTCGCTCGTCGGCGAGCGCCCGCAGACCAACTTCAACACCGGCGTGCGCCGGGTGAGCTTCCTGCTGATCCGCTTCATGCTGGTGATGGTCCCCGTCGTCTTCATGATCAACGGTTTCACCAAGGGCGACTGGGACGAGGCCTTCCTCTTCGGCATCGCCGTCGCCGTCGGGCTGACCCCCGAAATGCTGCCGATGGTCGTCTCCGCCAACCTGGCGCGCGGCGCGGTCGCCATGTCCCGGCGGAAGGTGGTCGTCAAGCGGCTGGGCGCGATCCAGAACCTGGGCGCGATGGACGTGCTCTGCACGGACAAGACCGGCACCCTCACCGAGGACCGGATCGTCCTGGACCGCTACCTGGACGTGCACGGAAACGAGGACGGCGAGGTCCTGGAGTACGGCTACCTCAACTCGCGCTTCCAGACCGGCCTGAAGAACCTGATGGACCAGGCGGTCATCGACCGCGTGGACGAGGCCGAGGAGGTTGTCGTCGACGCACGGTTCTCGATGGTCGACGAGATCCCCTTCGACTTCGCCCGGCGCCGGATGTCCGTGGTCCTGGACCGCAATTCCGTGGTCGGCGACTTCGGCCGCCACGAGCACATCATGATCACCAAGGGTGCCGTGGAGGAGGTCCTGGACCTCTGCACCCACATGAGGGACCGCGGTGCGGAGGTCGAGCTGACCGAACAGCTGCGGTGGCACGTCACCCGGATCGCCGAGGACAACAACCGGCGGGGCCTGCGGGTCCTCGCCGTCGCCACCCGCACGATGGACACCCCGCGCGAGACCTACTCGGTCGCGGACGAGGACGGGCTGACGCTGGTCGGCTTCCTCGCCTTCCTCGACCCGCCGAAGGCCGACGCCGCCCGGGCCCTGACGGGCCTGGCCGACAAGGGCATCGCGGTCAAGGTCGTCACCGGCGACAACGACCTCGTCGCCGCCCGGGTCTGCGCCGACGTCGGCATCGACGTCGGGCAGGTGGTGCTCGGCCCCGCGACCGACGCCCTCGACGACGCGGAACTGCGCCGGCTGGCCGCCCGTACGACGGTCTTCGCCAAGGTCAACCCGGTCCAGAAGGCCCGGATCGTCCGGGCCCTGCAGGCCGAGGGACACACCGTGGGGTTCCTCGGCGACGGCATCAACGACGCGGCCGCGCTGCGCGACGCCGATGTCGGCATCTCGGTGGACACTGCGGTGGACATCGCCAAGGAGTCGGCCGACATCATCCTGTTGGAGAAGGACCTGACCGTCCTGGAGCAGGGCGTCGTCCAGGGCCGGACCACCTTCGGCAACACGATCAAGTACATCAAGATGACCGCGTCGTCGAACTTCGGCAACGTCTTCTCGGTCCTGGTGGCGAGCGCCTTCATCCCCTTCCAGCCGATGCTCGCGATCATGCTGCTCGTCCAGAACCTGGTCTACGACATCGCGCAGCTGGCGACCCCTTGGGACCGGATGGACGAGGAGTACCTACGCAAGCCCCGCAACTGGGACGCCAAGGGCATCGGCCGCTTCGTGGTCACCATCGGCCCGATCAGCTCGATCTTCGACATCTCGATGTTCCTGATCATGTGGCACGTCTTCGCGGCGAACAGCGAGGCGAGCCAGTCCCTCTTCCAGTCCGGCTGGTTCATCGAGGGCCTGCTCTCGCAGACCCTGGTCGTCCACATGATCCGTACCCGGAAGATCCCCTTCATCCAGTCCCGCGCCTCCTGGCCGGTGATGGTGATGACCGCCCTCGCGGTGCTGACCGGGCTCTGGCTGCCCTTCTCGCCGCTGGCGCCCTCGCTGGGCTTCGTGGCCCTGCCGGCGAGCTACTTCCCGTGGCTGATCGGCGTACTGCTCGCGTACTGCACGCTCACCCAGCTCGTGAAGACCTGGTACGTCCGCCGGTTCGGCACCTGGCTGTAG